A window from Vulcanimicrobium alpinum encodes these proteins:
- a CDS encoding ABC transporter substrate-binding protein, which translates to MRFSRSVPAALAVALLSSSFSVPPARAADSGPIKIALITDMSGVYAALAGPGAVEAVKMAVDDFGGKVLGRQIIVDVVDHRNQGPVAQAKAREEYDSGAELALDMTNSATAIAVAGVAKDKHKLAIVTGGASSALTGANCNKYTYHYAYDTYALANSTGANITASGGKKWYGIVPDYAFGAQMLTDFTDAVQRKGGEFVHSDKMPLGTTDFSSYMIAAKNAHPDVLGLLNAGADTVNSMKAAKQFQLDKQMKIAVGLLFLSDVDALPDVFAGSRITTSWYWNEDAAARKWADRYAKAMHGLRPTDIQAADYSATTQWLNAVKAAGTTDADAIVKYLDGRQFNDFYAHAGEWRARDHRVTHEMYVVDVLSKDKIKEPHGWFKIVQTIPPSRAFRPESQSTCKKDW; encoded by the coding sequence GATCACCGACATGAGCGGTGTGTATGCCGCGCTCGCCGGCCCCGGCGCCGTCGAGGCCGTGAAGATGGCGGTGGACGACTTCGGCGGGAAGGTCCTCGGACGTCAGATCATCGTCGATGTCGTCGACCACCGCAATCAAGGCCCGGTCGCGCAGGCGAAAGCGCGCGAAGAATACGACAGCGGTGCCGAGCTCGCGCTCGACATGACGAACTCCGCCACCGCGATCGCGGTCGCCGGCGTCGCCAAGGACAAGCACAAGCTCGCCATCGTCACCGGCGGCGCGTCGTCGGCGCTGACCGGCGCGAACTGCAACAAGTACACCTATCACTACGCGTACGACACCTACGCGCTGGCGAACTCGACCGGCGCGAACATCACCGCGAGCGGCGGGAAGAAGTGGTACGGGATCGTCCCCGACTACGCATTCGGCGCGCAGATGCTCACCGACTTCACCGATGCGGTGCAGCGCAAGGGCGGCGAGTTCGTCCACTCCGATAAGATGCCGCTGGGCACGACCGACTTCTCGTCGTACATGATTGCGGCGAAGAACGCGCACCCCGACGTGCTCGGCCTGCTCAACGCCGGCGCCGACACGGTCAACAGCATGAAGGCTGCCAAGCAATTTCAGCTCGACAAGCAGATGAAGATCGCCGTCGGCCTGCTGTTCCTCTCCGACGTCGACGCCCTCCCCGACGTGTTCGCCGGTTCGCGCATCACGACGTCGTGGTATTGGAACGAAGACGCGGCGGCGCGCAAATGGGCCGACCGGTACGCGAAAGCGATGCACGGGCTCCGTCCCACCGACATTCAGGCCGCCGACTACTCGGCGACGACGCAGTGGCTCAACGCGGTGAAGGCCGCCGGCACGACCGACGCCGACGCGATCGTAAAGTACCTCGACGGCCGGCAGTTCAACGACTTCTACGCGCACGCCGGCGAATGGCGCGCGCGCGACCATCGCGTGACCCACGAGATGTACGTCGTCGACGTGCTCTCGAAGGACAAGATCAAGGAGCCGCACGGGTGGTTCAAGATCGTCCAGACGATCCCGCCGAGCCGTGCGTTCCGCCCCGAATCGCAATCGACGTGCAAGAAGGACTGGTAG